DNA sequence from the Chryseobacterium indicum genome:
ATCATTATTTTAGGAGGAGCAACAGGTCGTGACGGTGTTGGAGGAGCAAGCGGAAGTTCAAAAGAACAGGACGAAACTTCTATCCATACGATGAGTTCTGAAGTTCAGAAAGGAAATGCCGTTGAAGAACGTAAAATCCAGAGATTGTTCAGAAATCCTGAAGTAACGAGACTGATTAAAAAATCAAATGACTTTGGAGCGGGAGGAGTTTCCGTAGCCATCGGTGAAATCGCCGATTCTTTAGAAGTTAATTTAGATGTTTTACCTCTAAAATATGAAGGGTTAAACGGAACCGAATTGGCAATTTCCGAATCTCAGGAAAGAATGGCAGTTGTAGTAGAACCTAAAGATAAAGAACAGTTCATCAAATTCTGTGAAGCTGAAAACATTGTAGCTGTTGAGGTTGCAAAAGTAACGGATTCGGGAAGAATGCAGATGTTCTGGAAAGGTGATAAAATTGTTGATCTTTCAAGAGCATTTTTAGATACAAACGGTTGTTCAAAAAGTCAGGAAGTTAAAATTACGCATCTTAATGAAGTAAAAGAAGAAACTCCGGCATTTACTGAAGAGAATTTCCTGAAAATTTTAAGCGATAAGAATGTTGCTTCTCAAAAAGGATTGCTGGAAATGTTCGATTCATCGATTGGTGCAACTACGGTTGCGATGCCTTTGGGTGGAAAATATCAACAGACTTTGATGGAAGGAAGTGTTCAGACGTTGCCAATCATCGGGGCAAAAGATATCGAAACCGTTTCTTTAGCGAGTTGGGGATTTGATGCAGAAATTTCTAAGCAAAATTCACTTTTAGGAGCTTCTTACGCTGTTGTAGAAAGTGTTGCGAAGATCGTTGCAATGGGTGGTGATTATAAAAATATCAGATTCAGTTTTCAGGAATATTTTGAAAAATTAGGTCAGAATCCTGAAAAATGGGGAAAACCTTTAGCTTCTTTATTGGGAGCTTATGATGCTCAGATCAATTTCGGTTTAGCGGCTATCGGAGGTAAAGATTCAATGAGCGGAACGTATCAGGATCTGAATGTGCCGCCAACATTAATCTCTTTCGCTTGTGCAAACGGAGAAAAGAAAAATATCATCTCTCCTGAATTTAAAAACGAAGGAAATAAAGTATATTTCTTCAATCATATTGCTCAGGAAAATGGACTTCCGAATTACGATGCTTTAAAAGATATTTATGAATTCATTTTTGAAAATATCAAAGTTGGAAAAATCGTTTCTGTAAAAACAGTGAAAGAAGGTGGAGTTGCCGTTGCTTTAGCAAAAATGAGCTTCGGAAACAGATTGGGCGCAGACATTACAGTAGATGATGCTTCGGCATTGCTCAGCAAGCGAATTGGTAGCTTAATTATAGAATCTAAAGAAGAATTAAGTTCTGTAAATCTTCAATTGATAGGTCAAGTTGTTGCGAATGAAGTTTTAACCATCAACAATCTTCAAACTTCCATCAATAAATTATTAGCTGCAAACACCAATACTTTCGAAAATCTTTTCCCGACAGTTGAAAAAGAAAAAATAACGGTTGCGTTGGATGAAAAATTAAATTCAGTCAACCCAAGAAATATCATCATTAAGAAACACGGAATCGCTCAGCCAAAAGTATTTGCGCCGGTTTTTCCGGGAACAAACTGCGAATACGATACATTGAACGCTTTCGCAAAAGAAGGAGCTGTAATTAAAAGTTTACCATTAATCAATATCAATCATCAATTATTGGATGAAAGTATTGATGCGTGGGTAGAGGAGATCAAAACTTCCCAGATTTTAGCCTTCTCAGGAGGTTTCTCTGCGGGTGACGAACCAGACGGTTCTGCAAAATTCATCGTTAACGTTTTGAAAAACGAGAAGATGAGAAATGCCGTTCACGAATTGCTCGACAGAGACGGAATGATTATCGGGATCTGTAACGGTTTTCAGGCGTTGGTTAAATCCGGATTATTGCCTTACGGAAGAATTAAAGATTTAGATGAAAATTCTCCAACGTTAGCTCACAACGCGATCAGAAGACATATTTCCCAGATGGTCAATGTAAAAGTCGTAAATGACGAATCTCCTTGGCTAAAAGGAATGAAGGATCAGATTTTCACGATTCCAATTTCTCACGGGGAAGGTCGTTTCATGGCTTCGGAAGCGGAAATTCAGAAGCTATATGAAAACGGACAGATTGCAACACAATATTTAGACTTAGAAGGAAATATAGCTCACGGAATGCCTTTTAATCCCAATAATTCATTATTCGGAATTGAAGGGATCACTAGTCCTTGCGGAAAAATTTTCGGAAGAATGGGACATCCGGAACGTTTTGCTGAGGGATTATTCAAAAATATTCCAACCGCAAATTATCACAACATCTTTAAAAATGGAGTGGAGTACTTTATGTAAAAAATAATAAAAAATGAAAAATGACCGTCCTTAGTGACGGTTATTTTTTTATAAGGATGTTTTAAATAATACCTTAACAATTAATTTTAAAACTTAGCATAGTGATAATTGTTTCTTATTTTTGTATCAAATTCCGATAATGAAAAAAATCGCATTCTTCGCTGCTGCATTAATTTCTTTCTTTGCTTCTGCACAGCAGAAAGTTGCAGACACTTTGCAGAATAAAGAAAAAGAGATAGAGGAAATTACCATTGTAGCTTCTTCCCGAACCGGACAGAAAATAGAAAATTCACCTCAAAAGGTAGAAGTTCTGGGAAAGGAAGAAATGAATGAAGAAAGCGGAATAAAACCTGCGGGAATAGGAAGTATTTTAGGGGATATATCCGGAGTACAGATCCAGCAAAGCAGTCCGGTTTCCGGTAATTCCAATATTCGTATACAGGGGCTTGATGGAAGGTATACCCAAATATTGCGTGATGGAATGCCTTTATTCGATGGATTCAGTGGAGGATTGGGCGTTCTTTCTGTTCCGCCTTTAGATTTGCAGCAGGTAGAGCTCATAAAAGGTTCCGCATCTACATTATATGGAGGAGGAGCTATCGGAGGATTGGTCAATATTATTTCAAGAAAGCCTACTGCAAAACAGGAACTGACATTTTTAGCAAATTATTCTACTTTGGACGAAAAAAACTTAAATATGTTTGCTTCCAAAAAAATGAATCGGTTCGGATATGTTTTCTTTGTTGGGATAACATCACAGAATGCAAAAGACGTAAATAAGGACGGGTTTTCTGATGTACCCAAAACAAATTCTCTGGTTCTGCATCCCAAAATATTCTTTTATCCTTCAGAAAGTTCAGTAATTAGTCTAGGATGGACAGGAAGTTTCGATAAAAATACCGGAGGCGATATGCAGGTAATACGTAATAATAGTGATAACATCCATCAGTATTTTGAAAAAAATATACTTAAAAGAAATACATTCGATCTTATTTACCAGCAAAATTTCAGCAATAATTCTAAACTTGAATTTAAAAACAGCTTAAGTGATTTTAACCGTGATTTCACCAGCAATGAGAATTTTCTGAACGCCAATCAGAAAAATTATTTCTCAGAACTTACCTATACACGGCCATTTACAAATACCCTGCTTGTTTTAGGAGCAGATTTTCAGGGAAGCAAATTTAATCCTAAATCCTTTCAGTCTTTCCAGATTCCGGCGTTTGAGAATAATTCTTTCGGAATTTTTCTTCAGAACACCACTAAGTTAAAAAAAGCGACCATAGAATCAGGAATCCGTACTGATTTTACCAATAGATACGGTAGTTTCTTTTTGCCGAGCCTTGCCGGGATTTATCATTTTGATGAACACTGGGCTGCAAGAGGAGGAATTGGTTTAGGCTATAAAGTTCCTAATGCACTTGCTGCGCAGAATGTAGATTATTCTTTAGAAAAACTGCTGCCAATTGATACGCAGAATACAAAAGCAGAAAAATCTGTAGGCTACAATCTGGAGTTTAACTATAAAAAGAAATTTGACAGTGGAAATGAAATATTCATCAATCAGGCATTTTTTCTTACACAAATTTCCAGTCCGGTAATTGCTCATCAAACTTCTACAGGAAATATAGATTTCTACAACGAATCTAAATCTGTTGTTTCAAAAGGTTTCGATACATATATCAAAGGAAAATTTGATGAATGGGAGCTGTATTTTGGGTATACCTTTACAATAGCGAAATATAATTTTTTGGAAGGCAATGATTATATTCCTCTTACTCCGAAACACAGAGCTGCAATGACGGGAGTTAAAGATTTTGAAAACGGATGGAAATTAGGGATTGAGGCATCTTATAACGGAAAACAATATCGTTTAGATTACAGCCGCACTCCTTCTTACCTGTTTACCGCCGCAATGGTTTCCAAAGATATCGGGAAACATTTTATCGTTGTGCTGAACGGAGAAAATCTTCTGGATTACAGACAAAGTAAAAAGGAATCTCTCTATTCCGGCAACATAAGCAGTCCCACATTTTATCCGCTTTGGGCTCCGATAGACGGAAGAGTAATTAATCTGTCGGTAAAATGGAAGCTGTGATAAGTTAATTGAAAATATACTTCCAGTAAACAAAAATTCCGACAATTACAGAAGCAATCGCCGTCAGTAAAACCGCTCCCGCAGAAATATCTTTGATGAAACCAATTCTTTTATCAAAATCAGGGTGAATAAAATCGCAGATTTTCTCAATAGCAGTATTCAGAATTTCAGTCGCTAAAACGCCGAAGGAAACCATTAAAATTAAAATAGTATCTGTAGAAGAAAGATTCAGGTAAAAAATCAGAAACAAATTAACAAGGAAAGCGGCAAATTCAAGCTGAAAATTTCTTTCATGCTTCATCATGAGAAAAACACCCCGGAAAGCATTTCTTAAACTCTTATGTACAGGAGGTTTTCGCATATTGAAACTTTATTTGCAAATATAGTCAATTGCTAAAAGAAAATCCTTATCTTTAATGCTTTAGGATGTTTTCGGGCATCAAAAAGCAGAGTAGGGAAGTTGTAAAATTATTTTGATAGATGTTAATAACTCTCAGAATTATTCTTTTCATTCTGTTTTCTATTTATTATATTTGTAAAAATTTATTTTTAAATCTATGAAATTTATTATTTCAAGTGGTGAACTACAGAAGGCTTTGCAAACTGTAAGTGGCGTAATATCAAGCTCTCAGTCGAGACCGATTTTAGAAAACTATCTTTTTGAATTAGACGGAACTCAGGTTACCATTACCGCATCTGACGGCGAAACGACTCTTGTAACTTCTCTTGAGGCAAAGTCTGATGATACGGGTAAATTTGCGGTTCCTGCAAAGATTTTTCAGGACTTCATCAAGACTTACGGAGAACAGCCTCTTACGTTGGTTGTGAAGGACAATGCGGAAGGAACAGGAAGTCAGCTTGAGATTTTAGATGAAAAAGATAACTTCGCCGTAGCATTGGATAACGCAGACGATTATCCGGAATTGCCGGAATTTGATGCCGCACAAAGTGTTACCATGCCCGCAGGAGTTTTATCTGAAGCCCTTACCAATACGCTTTTCGCCACAAGTAACGATTCCCTTCGTCCGGTAATGACGGGAGTACTGTTCCAGTTTGGAGAAAATGAAACCAACTTTGTTTCTACAGATTCTCACAGATTGGTAGTATACAAAAGAAAAGATCTGATGAATGCCGAACCTATGGAATTCATCATGCCTAAAAAGCCATTAAACATTTTCAAAAATATTTTAGCGAGCTCCAATGAAGACGTAACGATCGAATTCAACGAGAACATGGCAAAATTCACTTTTGGAAAACACGTTTGGATCTGTAGATTAATCGACGGAAAATATCCTAATTATACAGCGGTAATTCCCAAAGAAAACCCTAATGTATTAACCATCAACAGAAATCTTTTATTAGGAGCGATTAAAAGAGCTTCCATCATGTCTAATAAATCGACCAATCAGGTAAGATTTAAGCTTTCTGCAAACATTCTTCACCTTCACGCAGAAGATACGGAGTATGCAAACAAAGCGGATATGCAGATTCCTTGCGATTATAACGGAGAAGACATCAACATCGGTTTCAGTTCTAAATTCTTAACGGAAATGTTAACGATTCTTGGTTCAGACGATATCACCATGAAAATGTCTCAGCCAAACAGACCGGGAATTATTGAACCTCTTGATGGTCTTGAAGAAAACGAAAGTATTTTAATGTTATCAATGCCGGTAATCGGATTGTAATTTTAACGTAAATAAAATAGGACAAGAGGTTTTGATTTTTTCAGAACCTCTTATTTTTTAGGAGCTATTTCCCGCTTTCCGCACTCGCAATTTACTTAGGATTTGGCTGCGGCAGCTTCGCTGCCGCAGCCAAATCCTAAGTAAATGAGCTCAAACAAAGCTGCAATCGGGGCTAGAATTGCAGTCCGCCGTTTTGTAAAGAACAAAGAGAAGAAGTAATAATACGTCTGCAAGCTTTGTCATTTCTTACGAATCGAGGCTTAGTTTCAGAAATAGTAATGACAGATTTAAATTCCACTGTCACTTGCTGAGTAGAACGCCTTAGCGAACAAAAATATTCGAAATTTAACAATTCTTTTTTAGCGATCTTTTGCGTAAAAAAGAAGGTTTTTAGACTGCCGCGTCGCTTCGCTCTTCGTAATGACAATGCATTGCTGCTCCGGAAGGAAAAAGAAAGCTGCCAAATAACTCTTAAAGTTTCTCTCACATTTCTTTGTTTCTTAAAAAAACACGATATTTGTAGCGCGAAAAATTCAAGTAAAATTTTCAAAATAAACAGGGTTTCTTTTAACCTTGAAAAATAATAATTTATCAGATGAAAATATCAAACAACTGGCTTAAAGATTATATCAAAACGGACCTGAAAACTGAAAGAATCGGTGAGTTCCTTACAGATATAGGTCTTGAAGTTGAAGGGATAGAAAAATTTGAAAGCATAAAAGGAAGCCTGGAAGGAATTGTTGTAGGTAAAGTTTTAACCTGTGAGAAACATCCGAATGCAGACAAATTAAAAAAGACAACGGTAGACGTAGGAAACGGAAAGATTTTAAACATCGTTTGCGGAGCTCCCAATGTGGAAGCCGGACAAACCGTTCCTGTTGCAGTTGTAGGAACAAAAATCTATGATAAAACCGGAAACTTTTTTGAGATCAAAGAAGCAAAAATCCGGGGAGAAGTTTCTCAGGGTATGATCTGTGCAGAAGACGAACTGGGGCTTAGCGACGATCACGGCGGAATTATGGTTTTGGATGAAGAAAAGTTTGAAGTCGGAAAAAATTTCGCAGATTATTTTGAAATAACAAACGATGAAGTTCTGGAAATCGGTTTAACGCCGAATAGAACCGATGCAATGTCTCATTACGGTGTTGCAAGAGATCTTCACGCTTATCTTTCCACAAACAAGCAGAAATCAGAGTTCGAAAAAGTATCTTCTGTTGCATTGAACAATGAAGGTTCTCACGATTTTACATTAGAAGTGGAAGACGCAGAATTATGTCCGAGATACATCGGAGCGGTAATCGAAAACGTAAAAGTGGCAGATTCTCCGGCTTGGCTGAAAGACAGACTGAAAGCCATCGGATTAAGCCCGATCAACAATGTTGTAGATATTACCAACTATATCCTTCACGGTTACGGACAGCCGCTTCATGCTTTTGATGCAGATAAAATTGCAGATAAAAAAGTAAAAGTAGGGACAGTAAAAGAAGGAACAAAATTCACGACTTTAGACGGTGTTGAAAGAACTTTGAACGGTTCCGAAATCATCATCAAAGACGGAAAAGATACACCGATGTGTATTGCCGGAGTTTTCGGAGGTGCCAATTCCGGTGTTTCTGCTGAAACAACTACCATCTTTTTGGAAAGTGCTTATTTCAATCCGGTTGCGGTGAGAAAAGCAGCAAAATTCCACGGATTGAATACCGATGCTTCTTTCAGATTCGAGAGAGGAGTAGATCCTAATATTACAAGAACAGCAATTACGCATGCCATAAAATTAATTCAGGAACTTACTGAAGGAAAACTTGTGGGAGAATTGCTGGAACAGTATCCTAAGAAAATTGAAGATCAGTACGTCATCATCAGATTTTCAAAAATCGAGCAGATTTTAGGAACCAAAATTCACAGAGAAAAAGTAAAAGAAATTTTAAAAGCCCTTGAAATTCAGGTTTTAAATGAAATTCAGAACGGTTATGAAATTTCTGTTCCCGCTTACAGAGCAGACGTTACAAGAGAAATTGACGTTATCGAGGAGATTTTAAGAATTTACGGATACAATAAGATCGATGCTCCTCAGAAAATTTCGTTTACGCCGGTAAAACTGGCTGCACAGGATCAGGATGAGCTTGAAAACAACTGGGCAAGAACGTTACAGGGATTAGGTTTCAATGAAGTAATGAACAATTCATTGACTTCGCTGAAAGATGAAACAGATGCCGTAAAATTATTAAATCCTTTAAGCAATGATTTGGCATTTATGAGAAAGTCTTTACTGGAAGGGCTTTTGCAGAATGCAATTTACAATATCAACAGAAAAAATCAGGATATTAAATTCTTCGAATTCGGGAAAATTTATCATAAGAGAGATCAATACGAGGAAAGAAAGCAATTGGCTATCCTTGTTTCCGGAAGAGACGCTGCAGAAAACTGGCTGCAGCCGAAATCTGCGACAAGTTTTTATAACCTGAAAGCTTATGTAAAAGTTTTGCTGGAAAGATTAGCAGTTGATTATAAAGAAGTGGCTTTGTCTGATGAACGATTTTCTGATGCTTTGGCGTATGAAGCGGACGGAAAAGCTTTGGTAAGAATAGGGAAAGTAGCTCCTCAGATGCTGAAAGATTTTGATATTGAGCAGGAATGTTTCTACGCCGAAATTGAACTTGAATTTGCGCAGAAATTACGTTCTGAAAATCAATTGAAATTCAAAGATATTCCTAAATTCAATAAAATCAGAAGAGACCTTGCTTTACTGATCGATAAGAACGTGAATTACGAAGATCTTTATCAGACGGCAAAGAAAAATAAATCTCCATATCTGAAAAATATTAATTTATTTGATGTTTACGAAGGGAAAAATCTTCCGGAAGGCAAGAAGTCTTATGCAATGAGTTTCGAACTTTTAAACGAGGAAAAAACTCTTGAAGAGAAAGAAATTACTGCGGTAATGGATTCCTTAATCAAATCTTTCCAGAAAGAATTCAATGCAGAATTAAGAGGGTAAAAAAATTATCTTTCGAATACAATATAAACGGACATTTGTCCGTTTTTTTTATGGGCAAACCACAAAATTGTCAATGGATTAAAGATTAAATATTTTATTAAATAACCTCAGTTCGGGATAAGAAAAATTTTAAATAATTGATTTATAGCGTTGTATTATTTTATCGCAAAGAAAAACAAAAGATTTTTTTTATTTATTGAAAGTTTGTTAGCTAAACAAAGGCATATCATTTATTTTAAAAAGACAAAACCTTGCGCTTAATACTTATCCCGAACTCAGGTTAAATTAGGGTAAATCATATTCGATTACAATTTTATCTGAAGTGTTAAAGAATAATAAAATCCTCCGAAACCCGTTTAAATAATAATAATTCCGTAAATTTGGTTTAAATCAAAAAGTAAACAATGAAGAATCTTTTTTTAAGTATATGTACTGCTGCAGTTTTGGTTTCGTGTGGAACAATGTCCAGCTCTTCTGCTTCCAAAGTAGGAAAAGCGCAGCCTTCTCTTGCAGGTACAAAATGGGCTTTGGCTGATGATGTAAAAGGAAAAATTCCTACTCTGAATATTGAAGGAGAAAAGATCAGCGGTAATGCAGGATGTAATAATTACTTCGGGACAGCAAAAGTAGATCCGGCAATGGGTAATTTTTCTGCGGGAGCTTTAGGTTCTACAAGAATGGCTTGCGATAATATGAGCGTGGAGAAAAACTTTATGGATATGGTAGGAAAAGCCAATAAATATGTAGTAACCGGAAATGTTCTGGAATTGTATCAGGACAATCTTTTACTTTTGAAATTCAATAAAGCTGAATAAAACAAAAAGGAACTCAATCGAGTTCCTTTTTTATGTTTAAATTGTTATTAATCTTCCTCTTCTTCGTCGTACTTAGCCAACTCTTCATCACACCATTTAAACGCAGCTTCCACTACTTTTGTAGCCTCATCCGCCATTGTTTCTTCGTCGTCACCTTCCAGATCATCCAGCCACTCAACTTCTTCTTCCTCAACGTTTAAGATAAATCTTGGATATTCTGTGTGTACCACGAATAAATCTTCTGGAAATTCCGAATTATCTGCTAATAAAAACTTTGGTAATTTCATTTTTTTAATGTTTTAACTTTAAATCAAAGATAATAAAATTATTGGTATTTGTTCTTGTCAATCTTTATTTTTTGCAAAACTTTATACCTTGTTAACGTTGTTTTCTGAAGCGTATCACTCGGTTTAAAAGTTAGCGTAATATTAGGATTGATGGTACTCATCAGTTCGGCAACCTGTATTTTATCAAGATCTTCCGTGGTTTCAAGATAGAATTTTAAAGGTATTTCATCAAGTTTTTCAGATTGCAGAAACTGCTTCATTTCCTTTCTGTTTTCCAGATAATTCCCTTTGGAAAGCCATGTAAATAACATTCCCGAAAGCAGACTTAAAAAGCCTAAAGCGTATGTTTTAACTTCAAAAACCATGAATAATTTCCTGAAATAAACCAGCCAGACCGGAAGACTGAAAGGAGCCATTAATCTGTAATCAATCGCATTCACAGAATAAAAATACTGAATAAAATAAGAACAGATAATCCCGAAAACACTCACAAAAATATAAAAGGACTCTGTTTCTGAAAGTTTGTATTTAATAAACAAAAATACAATCAGCAGGATATTTACAAAGCCGATTCCGTAGATTGCGTAATTGATCATTCCGCCTCCCGGATCTGCAATGTGAATAAATGGGTTGAAAGTGGTACACAATCCCTGAAACAATTCAACAAGAAGTTTAGAAGTAGGATGCAGACCTATTTCCAGAAATTGACTGACATAGTTTTCGTTAAAGTAATCAATGAAAAGAAATTTGTACAAAACCACAAAAATTCCTCCGATGAGTCCTGAAATAATAAATATTCCCGAATATTTTCTTTTCCAGAAAATCAATCCGAAAAGTCCGGTTCCGCCCATGATGAAAAGTGAACTGTATCGTATATTGTACAAAGCAATCAGGCTTAACGAAAGATAAAAAACAGCTTTTCCTTTTTCTAGTTTTCCTTCAATAATTAATGTGGAGACATATAAAAATAAAACAACAAAAGGCAAAATCAACGGTTCGCTCATGGTGTAGGAGAAAATGGAGAGGAAGCTGAATAAAGCACATAAAACAACGGATTCTCTAAAGAAAAATTTCTTTTTCCAAGTGAAGAAAAGGATGAAGAAAAATGCGGAAATTCCTACAATTTTACTTCCCCAGAATTCATCAAACCCGAAAAATGTAAAAAATTTTATCGCTAAAGGATATCCTAAAGGCGTCGTGGTATTATCGATCGTCGGAAAAACGTGCGCAAATCTCATATAACGGATGGAATCCGGATTTACACGCCCTTTTTCATTAAGCAGAAAACGCAAAATGGTCATCACTAATGTAATGATGACCATTGATATCTGAATATTTTTTTCTTTAAATTTCATGGATTGTGAAATTAGTAAATTTTGCAAAGCCAGTCAATTTTAATCACATTAAAATTGAATTCCAGAAAATTCGCAATTACCCTTCACAATTCACTTTTTATTATTTAGAAAACATTTTCGCTACTTTTTCCGCTTTTTTGCTTTCGGAGTAATCATAGAAACCTTCGCCTGATTTTACACCTAATTTCCCTGCCATTACCATGTTTACCAACAATGGATTCGGAGCATATTTAGGATTTTTGAAGCCGTCGTACATTACGTTTAAGATCGCTAAACAAACATCAAGACCAATAAAATCGGCAAGCTGGAGCGGTCCCATCGGATGCGCCATTCCCAGTTTCATTACCGTATCGATTTCCTCAACACCTGCAACGCCATTGTACAGTGTTTCGATAGATTCGTTAA
Encoded proteins:
- a CDS encoding phosphoribosylformylglycinamidine synthase — encoded protein: MSQNKRIFVEKRGIFDVESPKIFDEVKAVIPSIQKVKVYNVYDIFGLNGGEFEKVVNSTFVDPVTDILIEENPAQGIYFALEFLPGQYDQRADSAQQCIALLTGNEKSKVRSGKLIEFEGVSESDLAKIKDLLINKVESQEKDLSTLNIPAEETPSKVIIHEGFINFDNAQLEEFFNNHGFALGLDDLKFIQEYFKSEQRNPTETELKVLDTYWSDHCRHTTFETELSNIEFEGQFKHTLETIFNDYIEKRKFLGRELKPISLMDLATVCGRYFHKTGDLENLVVSDEINACTIQIEAEYDGKKEPWYLLFKNETHNHPTEIEPFGGASTCLGGAIRDPLSGRSFVFQAMRLTGAADVLEPVDKTLPGKLPQKTITKQAANGYSSYGNQIGLATTMVSEIYDEGYKAKRMEVGFVAGAVPVDWVRREKPANGDSIIILGGATGRDGVGGASGSSKEQDETSIHTMSSEVQKGNAVEERKIQRLFRNPEVTRLIKKSNDFGAGGVSVAIGEIADSLEVNLDVLPLKYEGLNGTELAISESQERMAVVVEPKDKEQFIKFCEAENIVAVEVAKVTDSGRMQMFWKGDKIVDLSRAFLDTNGCSKSQEVKITHLNEVKEETPAFTEENFLKILSDKNVASQKGLLEMFDSSIGATTVAMPLGGKYQQTLMEGSVQTLPIIGAKDIETVSLASWGFDAEISKQNSLLGASYAVVESVAKIVAMGGDYKNIRFSFQEYFEKLGQNPEKWGKPLASLLGAYDAQINFGLAAIGGKDSMSGTYQDLNVPPTLISFACANGEKKNIISPEFKNEGNKVYFFNHIAQENGLPNYDALKDIYEFIFENIKVGKIVSVKTVKEGGVAVALAKMSFGNRLGADITVDDASALLSKRIGSLIIESKEELSSVNLQLIGQVVANEVLTINNLQTSINKLLAANTNTFENLFPTVEKEKITVALDEKLNSVNPRNIIIKKHGIAQPKVFAPVFPGTNCEYDTLNAFAKEGAVIKSLPLININHQLLDESIDAWVEEIKTSQILAFSGGFSAGDEPDGSAKFIVNVLKNEKMRNAVHELLDRDGMIIGICNGFQALVKSGLLPYGRIKDLDENSPTLAHNAIRRHISQMVNVKVVNDESPWLKGMKDQIFTIPISHGEGRFMASEAEIQKLYENGQIATQYLDLEGNIAHGMPFNPNNSLFGIEGITSPCGKIFGRMGHPERFAEGLFKNIPTANYHNIFKNGVEYFM
- a CDS encoding TonB-dependent receptor plug domain-containing protein — translated: MKKIAFFAAALISFFASAQQKVADTLQNKEKEIEEITIVASSRTGQKIENSPQKVEVLGKEEMNEESGIKPAGIGSILGDISGVQIQQSSPVSGNSNIRIQGLDGRYTQILRDGMPLFDGFSGGLGVLSVPPLDLQQVELIKGSASTLYGGGAIGGLVNIISRKPTAKQELTFLANYSTLDEKNLNMFASKKMNRFGYVFFVGITSQNAKDVNKDGFSDVPKTNSLVLHPKIFFYPSESSVISLGWTGSFDKNTGGDMQVIRNNSDNIHQYFEKNILKRNTFDLIYQQNFSNNSKLEFKNSLSDFNRDFTSNENFLNANQKNYFSELTYTRPFTNTLLVLGADFQGSKFNPKSFQSFQIPAFENNSFGIFLQNTTKLKKATIESGIRTDFTNRYGSFFLPSLAGIYHFDEHWAARGGIGLGYKVPNALAAQNVDYSLEKLLPIDTQNTKAEKSVGYNLEFNYKKKFDSGNEIFINQAFFLTQISSPVIAHQTSTGNIDFYNESKSVVSKGFDTYIKGKFDEWELYFGYTFTIAKYNFLEGNDYIPLTPKHRAAMTGVKDFENGWKLGIEASYNGKQYRLDYSRTPSYLFTAAMVSKDIGKHFIVVLNGENLLDYRQSKKESLYSGNISSPTFYPLWAPIDGRVINLSVKWKL
- a CDS encoding diacylglycerol kinase family protein, with translation MRKPPVHKSLRNAFRGVFLMMKHERNFQLEFAAFLVNLFLIFYLNLSSTDTILILMVSFGVLATEILNTAIEKICDFIHPDFDKRIGFIKDISAGAVLLTAIASVIVGIFVYWKYIFN
- the dnaN gene encoding DNA polymerase III subunit beta, which produces MKFIISSGELQKALQTVSGVISSSQSRPILENYLFELDGTQVTITASDGETTLVTSLEAKSDDTGKFAVPAKIFQDFIKTYGEQPLTLVVKDNAEGTGSQLEILDEKDNFAVALDNADDYPELPEFDAAQSVTMPAGVLSEALTNTLFATSNDSLRPVMTGVLFQFGENETNFVSTDSHRLVVYKRKDLMNAEPMEFIMPKKPLNIFKNILASSNEDVTIEFNENMAKFTFGKHVWICRLIDGKYPNYTAVIPKENPNVLTINRNLLLGAIKRASIMSNKSTNQVRFKLSANILHLHAEDTEYANKADMQIPCDYNGEDINIGFSSKFLTEMLTILGSDDITMKMSQPNRPGIIEPLDGLEENESILMLSMPVIGL
- the pheT gene encoding phenylalanine--tRNA ligase subunit beta, coding for MKISNNWLKDYIKTDLKTERIGEFLTDIGLEVEGIEKFESIKGSLEGIVVGKVLTCEKHPNADKLKKTTVDVGNGKILNIVCGAPNVEAGQTVPVAVVGTKIYDKTGNFFEIKEAKIRGEVSQGMICAEDELGLSDDHGGIMVLDEEKFEVGKNFADYFEITNDEVLEIGLTPNRTDAMSHYGVARDLHAYLSTNKQKSEFEKVSSVALNNEGSHDFTLEVEDAELCPRYIGAVIENVKVADSPAWLKDRLKAIGLSPINNVVDITNYILHGYGQPLHAFDADKIADKKVKVGTVKEGTKFTTLDGVERTLNGSEIIIKDGKDTPMCIAGVFGGANSGVSAETTTIFLESAYFNPVAVRKAAKFHGLNTDASFRFERGVDPNITRTAITHAIKLIQELTEGKLVGELLEQYPKKIEDQYVIIRFSKIEQILGTKIHREKVKEILKALEIQVLNEIQNGYEISVPAYRADVTREIDVIEEILRIYGYNKIDAPQKISFTPVKLAAQDQDELENNWARTLQGLGFNEVMNNSLTSLKDETDAVKLLNPLSNDLAFMRKSLLEGLLQNAIYNINRKNQDIKFFEFGKIYHKRDQYEERKQLAILVSGRDAAENWLQPKSATSFYNLKAYVKVLLERLAVDYKEVALSDERFSDALAYEADGKALVRIGKVAPQMLKDFDIEQECFYAEIELEFAQKLRSENQLKFKDIPKFNKIRRDLALLIDKNVNYEDLYQTAKKNKSPYLKNINLFDVYEGKNLPEGKKSYAMSFELLNEEKTLEEKEITAVMDSLIKSFQKEFNAELRG
- a CDS encoding META domain-containing protein, whose translation is MKNLFLSICTAAVLVSCGTMSSSSASKVGKAQPSLAGTKWALADDVKGKIPTLNIEGEKISGNAGCNNYFGTAKVDPAMGNFSAGALGSTRMACDNMSVEKNFMDMVGKANKYVVTGNVLELYQDNLLLLKFNKAE